In a genomic window of Mycolicibacter heraklionensis:
- a CDS encoding cytochrome P450, with the protein MTTISTPRYLLDQAKRRFVPTVNTIPGMGLLEKRLMTVDWPQRTLATPPAGSDLKPIVGDSGLPLLGHIVEMFRQGPDFPLHLYNTRGPITFADSPILPSIVALGPDATQTIFTNKNKDYSQKGWLPVIGPFFNRGLMMLDFDEHMAHRRIMQSAFTRPRLASYVEDIDRVASAIVADWPTDDGRFLVYPAMKELTLDVASVVFMGHEPGSDHQLVTKVNHAFEQTTRAGGAIIRTSVPPFKWWQGLQGRKLLEDYFVERVKERRNAEGTDMLTVLCHTADEDGNSFSDADIVNHMIFLMMAAHDTTTSTVTTMIYHLAAHPEWQERARDESTRLGDSPLDIESLEKLETLDLVMDESLRLVTPLPFNMRQTVRDTDLLGHYVPAGTNVVTWPGMNHWLPELYTNPRQFDPERFLEPRAEHKKHRYAWAPFGGGAHKCIGMVFGRLEVKTVLHRLLRQYRIELSHPGYQPRWDYGGMPIPMDGMPIVLRRL; encoded by the coding sequence GTGACCACCATCAGCACCCCGCGTTACCTGCTGGACCAGGCAAAACGCCGGTTCGTCCCGACCGTGAACACCATCCCGGGCATGGGATTGCTGGAAAAACGGCTGATGACGGTCGACTGGCCGCAGCGGACGCTGGCCACCCCGCCGGCGGGCAGCGATCTGAAGCCCATCGTCGGTGACTCGGGGCTGCCGCTGCTGGGTCACATCGTCGAGATGTTCCGCCAGGGACCCGACTTCCCCCTGCACCTGTACAACACCCGCGGCCCGATCACCTTCGCCGACTCGCCCATCCTGCCGTCGATCGTCGCGCTGGGGCCCGACGCCACCCAGACGATCTTCACCAACAAGAACAAGGACTACTCGCAGAAGGGCTGGCTCCCGGTGATCGGGCCGTTCTTCAACCGCGGCCTGATGATGCTCGACTTCGACGAGCACATGGCGCACCGGCGAATCATGCAGTCCGCCTTCACCCGGCCCCGGCTGGCCAGCTATGTCGAGGACATCGACCGGGTGGCTTCGGCGATTGTGGCCGACTGGCCCACCGACGACGGCCGTTTCCTGGTGTACCCGGCGATGAAGGAACTGACCCTCGACGTCGCCTCGGTGGTGTTCATGGGCCACGAGCCGGGCAGCGACCACCAGCTGGTCACCAAGGTCAACCACGCCTTCGAACAGACCACCCGGGCCGGCGGCGCGATCATCCGCACCTCGGTGCCGCCGTTCAAGTGGTGGCAGGGCCTGCAGGGCCGCAAGCTGCTCGAGGACTACTTCGTCGAGCGGGTCAAAGAGCGCCGTAACGCCGAGGGCACCGACATGCTGACGGTGCTCTGTCACACCGCCGACGAGGACGGCAACAGCTTCTCCGACGCCGACATCGTCAACCACATGATCTTCTTGATGATGGCCGCCCACGACACCACCACCTCAACGGTGACCACGATGATCTACCACCTGGCCGCGCACCCGGAGTGGCAGGAGCGAGCCCGCGACGAGTCGACGCGGCTGGGCGACAGCCCGCTGGACATCGAGTCGCTGGAGAAGCTGGAGACCCTCGACCTGGTCATGGACGAGTCCCTGCGGCTGGTGACGCCGCTGCCGTTCAACATGCGCCAGACGGTCCGCGACACCGATCTGCTGGGCCATTACGTGCCGGCCGGAACCAACGTGGTCACCTGGCCCGGAATGAATCACTGGCTGCCCGAGCTGTACACCAACCCGCGCCAGTTCGACCCGGAGCGGTTCCTCGAGCCGCGGGCCGAGCACAAGAAGCACCGCTACGCCTGGGCGCCGTTCGGCGGCGGGGCGCACAAGTGCATCGGGATGGTGTTCGGCCGTCTCGAGGTCAAGACTGTGCTGCACCGGTTGCTGCGCCAGTACCGGATTGAGCTGTCCCACCCCGGCTACCAGCCGCGCTGGGACTACGGCGGCATGCCGATCCCGATGGACGGGATGCCGATCGTGTTGCGCCGGCTCTAA
- a CDS encoding TetR/AcrR family transcriptional regulator — MNIEDDAGGRSADDLPLRRGDKQRQAIVQAVRELLEEKPFAELSVSTISDRAGVARSGFYFYFDSKYAVLAHILAEATHELEELTHYFAPRGADESTEAFAQRMVGSAAAVYAHNDPVMSACNLARNSDAEIRELLDAQIDAVINQIVGVVNDEIAAGTANPISDDIPALVRTLGATTVYMLSGDSAFVGPGGDVGRGVQVLEALWRNALWGGGKG; from the coding sequence GTGAATATCGAGGATGACGCGGGCGGGCGCTCTGCCGACGACCTGCCGCTGCGGCGGGGCGACAAGCAGCGTCAGGCGATTGTTCAGGCGGTGCGTGAGCTGCTGGAGGAGAAACCCTTCGCGGAACTGTCGGTCAGCACCATCAGCGACCGGGCCGGGGTGGCGCGCTCGGGGTTCTATTTCTACTTCGACTCCAAGTACGCCGTGCTCGCCCACATCCTGGCGGAGGCCACCCACGAGCTCGAAGAACTGACCCACTACTTCGCACCGCGGGGCGCCGACGAATCGACCGAGGCCTTCGCCCAGCGCATGGTGGGCAGTGCCGCCGCGGTCTACGCCCACAACGATCCGGTGATGTCGGCGTGCAACTTGGCCCGCAACAGCGACGCCGAGATCCGCGAGCTGCTCGACGCTCAGATCGACGCGGTGATCAACCAGATCGTCGGCGTGGTCAATGACGAGATCGCCGCGGGGACCGCGAACCCGATCAGCGACGACATCCCCGCGCTGGTGCGGACCCTGGGCGCCACCACCGTCTACATGCTTTCCGGCGACAGTGCCTTCGTCGGGCCCGGCGGTGATGTGGGTCGTGGTGTGCAGGTGCTCGAGGCGTTGTGGCGCAATGCGCTGTGGGGCGGCGGTAAGGGCTAG
- a CDS encoding homocitrate synthase: MASTSFADQFDTRLPRELRDPAAQLTWEGFVATYGRCSGPLRLGRWRCLDADRPAARLGLQGRTYQATIAIGERTGTCTAAAHGPLAALTEMLYERGITLEILGFHQLGCGTETATFIHGSNGRATAWAVGFAPDAGASAVDAVVTCVNRLLTAGG; the protein is encoded by the coding sequence ATGGCCAGCACATCCTTCGCAGACCAATTCGACACCCGACTCCCGCGTGAACTGCGCGACCCAGCCGCCCAGCTCACGTGGGAGGGCTTCGTGGCCACCTACGGCCGCTGTTCCGGGCCGCTACGGCTGGGCCGGTGGCGCTGCCTGGACGCCGACCGACCCGCGGCACGGCTGGGTCTACAGGGCCGCACGTACCAGGCGACGATCGCGATTGGGGAGCGGACCGGAACGTGCACCGCGGCGGCGCACGGTCCGTTGGCCGCGCTGACCGAGATGTTGTACGAGCGTGGAATCACGTTGGAAATCCTGGGATTTCATCAGCTCGGCTGCGGCACCGAGACAGCGACGTTCATCCACGGTTCCAACGGCCGCGCGACGGCCTGGGCGGTGGGCTTCGCGCCCGACGCCGGGGCCTCGGCCGTGGACGCAGTCGTCACCTGCGTCAACCGTCTGCTGACGGCGGGCGGTTAG
- a CDS encoding SDR family oxidoreductase, with amino-acid sequence MTRVAQYYRGKRCFITGAASGIGRATALRLAEHGAELYLTDRNADGLAETVADARALGALVPEHRVVDVADYDDVAAFAADIHERHQPMDIVMNIAGISAWGTVDRLTHAQWRKLVDINLMGPIHVIETFIPPMMAAGRGGHLVNVSSAAGIVALPWHAAYSASKYGLRGVSEVLRFDLARHKIGVSVVVPGAVKTGLVHTVEIAGVDREDPQVEKWVGRFAGHAVSPEKAADKILAGVARNRYLVYTSGDIRALYAFKRLAWLPYSVAMRQANVLFSRALRPSRDSLRSS; translated from the coding sequence ATGACACGCGTAGCGCAGTACTACCGGGGCAAGCGGTGCTTCATCACCGGAGCGGCGAGCGGGATCGGTCGGGCCACCGCGTTGCGGCTGGCTGAGCATGGTGCCGAGCTGTACCTGACCGACCGCAACGCCGACGGCCTGGCTGAAACCGTCGCCGACGCACGCGCTCTGGGCGCGCTGGTACCCGAGCACCGGGTGGTCGACGTCGCCGACTACGACGACGTCGCCGCCTTCGCCGCCGACATTCATGAGCGGCACCAGCCCATGGACATCGTGATGAACATCGCCGGGATCTCGGCCTGGGGGACCGTCGACCGGCTCACCCACGCACAGTGGCGCAAGCTGGTCGACATCAACCTGATGGGTCCGATCCACGTCATCGAGACCTTCATCCCGCCGATGATGGCCGCCGGCCGCGGCGGCCACCTGGTCAATGTCTCTTCGGCGGCCGGAATCGTCGCCTTGCCTTGGCACGCCGCCTATTCCGCCAGCAAGTACGGCCTGCGCGGAGTGTCGGAGGTGCTGCGGTTCGACCTGGCCCGGCACAAGATCGGGGTGTCGGTGGTGGTTCCCGGCGCGGTCAAGACCGGGCTGGTCCACACCGTCGAGATCGCCGGCGTGGACCGCGAGGACCCGCAGGTGGAGAAATGGGTGGGCCGTTTTGCCGGCCATGCCGTGTCGCCGGAGAAGGCGGCGGACAAGATCCTGGCCGGGGTGGCGCGCAACCGCTACCTGGTCTACACCTCCGGTGACATCCGGGCGCTGTACGCGTTCAAGCGGCTGGCCTGGCTGCCCTACAGCGTGGCCATGCGCCAGGCCAACGTGCTGTTCAGCCGTGCGCTGCGGCCGTCGCGCGATTCGTTGCGCAGCTCCTGA
- the poxB gene encoding ubiquinone-dependent pyruvate dehydrogenase has product MATVADHVIAVLKRSGVQRVFGIPGDSLNGLTDAIRRDGEVSWEQVRHEETAAFAAAAEAALRGSLAVCAGSCGPGNLHLINGLFDAQRSRVPVLAIAAHIPLAEVGSDYFQETHPQNLFRECSVYCELVSTPEQAPRILELAMRAAVEENGVAVVMVPGEIFGHRLDETAWGARPVRAGGSVCHPDEQGLQAAAAMLNSAANVTILAGAGVAGAHDQVMELARTLAAPIVHALRGKEYIEYDNPHDVGMTGLLGFASGYKAIREADVLLMLGTDFPYQQFYPDRAQIIQVDIRGRNLGRRTPIDLGLLGTVADTLAVLQPLLASKSDHTHLEKSLKHYRKTRKRLDALASNDRDRTPIRPEYVAAVANRLAADDAVFTVDVGSPVVWAARYVTMNGRRRLIGSFNHGTMACALPHAIGAQTVDRERQVVAFAGDGGLAMLFGELLTLTQNHLPVKVIVFNNSSLNFVELEMKAAGIVNFGTELDNPDFGAVATALGMFGRRVERPADLETALTEAFAYDGPAVVDVVTARQELSIPPAITAEQAKGFSLYAIRTILAGRGDELLDLVTTNVARRILN; this is encoded by the coding sequence ATGGCAACCGTCGCAGACCATGTCATTGCCGTCCTGAAACGCAGCGGGGTGCAGCGCGTCTTCGGGATTCCCGGCGACAGCCTCAACGGGCTCACCGACGCGATCCGCCGGGACGGCGAGGTCAGCTGGGAACAGGTGCGCCACGAGGAGACCGCTGCGTTCGCGGCCGCCGCGGAGGCAGCGCTGCGCGGCAGTTTGGCGGTGTGCGCCGGTAGTTGCGGGCCCGGCAACCTGCACCTGATCAACGGCCTGTTCGACGCGCAGCGCAGCCGGGTGCCGGTGCTGGCGATCGCCGCCCACATCCCGCTGGCCGAGGTGGGCTCCGACTACTTCCAAGAAACCCATCCGCAGAACCTGTTTCGCGAGTGCAGCGTCTACTGCGAGTTGGTCAGCACCCCCGAGCAGGCGCCTCGGATCCTGGAGCTGGCCATGCGTGCGGCGGTGGAGGAGAACGGCGTCGCCGTGGTGATGGTGCCGGGGGAGATCTTCGGCCACCGCCTCGACGAAACCGCCTGGGGAGCGCGCCCCGTGCGCGCAGGCGGATCGGTGTGTCACCCCGACGAGCAGGGGCTGCAGGCGGCCGCGGCCATGCTCAATTCCGCTGCCAATGTCACCATTCTGGCCGGTGCGGGGGTCGCCGGCGCCCATGACCAGGTGATGGAGCTGGCGCGCACTTTGGCGGCACCGATCGTGCACGCGCTGCGCGGCAAGGAGTACATCGAGTACGACAATCCCCACGACGTCGGCATGACCGGACTGCTCGGGTTCGCGTCCGGCTACAAGGCGATCAGAGAAGCCGACGTGCTGCTGATGCTCGGCACCGACTTTCCTTACCAGCAGTTCTATCCCGATCGTGCGCAGATCATCCAAGTCGACATTCGCGGCCGAAACTTGGGCCGGCGCACGCCGATCGATCTCGGGCTGCTCGGCACCGTCGCCGACACCCTCGCCGTGTTGCAGCCATTATTGGCGAGCAAAAGCGACCACACCCACTTGGAAAAGTCGCTGAAGCACTACCGCAAGACCCGTAAGCGACTGGACGCGCTGGCGTCCAATGATCGCGACCGCACCCCGATACGTCCCGAATATGTTGCCGCGGTGGCTAATCGGTTGGCCGCCGATGACGCGGTATTCACCGTCGACGTCGGCTCCCCGGTGGTGTGGGCGGCGCGCTACGTAACCATGAACGGGCGGCGACGGTTGATCGGGTCGTTCAACCACGGCACCATGGCGTGCGCGCTGCCGCACGCGATCGGCGCCCAGACCGTCGATCGGGAGCGACAAGTCGTCGCTTTCGCCGGCGACGGCGGGCTGGCGATGCTGTTCGGAGAGCTGCTCACGCTGACGCAGAATCACTTGCCGGTCAAGGTGATCGTGTTCAACAACTCGTCGCTGAACTTCGTCGAACTGGAGATGAAGGCCGCCGGCATCGTCAACTTCGGTACCGAGTTGGACAATCCGGACTTCGGCGCCGTCGCCACCGCGCTGGGCATGTTCGGTCGTCGCGTGGAGCGGCCCGCCGACCTGGAGACGGCCCTGACCGAGGCGTTCGCCTACGACGGCCCGGCCGTCGTCGACGTCGTCACTGCCCGCCAGGAACTGTCGATCCCGCCGGCGATCACCGCTGAGCAGGCCAAAGGTTTCTCGCTCTATGCGATCCGGACCATTCTGGCCGGCCGCGGCGACGAGCTGCTGGACCTGGTGACCACCAACGTGGCCCGCCGCATCTTGAATTGA